The Candidatus Omnitrophota bacterium genome includes the window TTCAGAGGCCCGGCGTATGCAACGCGATGGAGACGATGCTGGTCCACAGAAAAGTGGCGAAGAAGTTCCTTTTGCCTATGATAAAGCGTTTTATTGCCGCGGGCGTTGAGATCAGGGGATGTCCCGAGACGCGCCGCATTGTTCCTGGCTTAAAGAGAGCGGCGGAGAAGGACTGGTACACCGAGTATCTGGACCTTGTTTTATCCGTGAAGGTGGTGAAGGATGTCGATGAGGCTATCGCGCATATAATGAAATACGGCTCATACCACTCGGACGCGATAGTGACTGAAAACAAGAAAAACGCCGGGAAATTCTTAAGCGAGGTCGATTCCGCATGTGTCTATCTGAACGCTTCGACAAGATTTACCGACGGCGGAGAGTTCGGCAAGGGCGCCGAGATGGGCATATCCACGGATAAGCTGCATGCGCGCGGCCCCATGGGCCTCGAGGAGCTGGCCTCATATAAGTACGTGGTCTTCGGCACGGGACAGATCAGAAAATAGGCCGATGCCAGAGACATCGGCACTTAGCCTGCAATACGGCTGAATAAACTAGGCCGATATCAGAGATATCGGCACTTAGCCTACAATGCGGCTGAATAAACTAGGAGTTTAGGCATGATGAGAATCGGGATACTCGGAGGGACATTTAATCCGATCCATATAGGGCATCTTATACTGGCTGATGAAGCTCTCTCAAAGTTAAAGCTGGATAAGGTGGTCTTCGTCCCGTCGTATATGCCGCCCCACAAGAGTGTCGAAACCGGCATTAAGCCTCAGGACCGCCTCAAGATGGTCGAACTTGCGATAGGGGATAATCCGTCTTTCGAGGTCTCGAATTTTGAAATAGGCCGGAAGAAGACATCATATTCCATTGATACCCTGAAAGAGTTTCGCGCCAAACATGGCGACGACGTCCAGCTATATTTCATAACGGGCTCGGACCTTCTAAAGGACCTGTTCTCATGGAAGAGCGTTAACGATATATTCAAGATATCTAAATTCATAGTCGCCAACCGCCCGGGATATCCCGTGAAGGATGTTCCTAAAGAGGTGGAGACCGTAGTGATAACGCCCATCGAGGTGTCGTCCGAGGATATACGGAGGCGCCTCAAGGCCGGAAAGTCCATAAGATACCTTGTGCCGGAAAAGGTGCGCAGTTATATCATTGAGC containing:
- the nadD gene encoding nicotinate-nucleotide adenylyltransferase, which produces MMRIGILGGTFNPIHIGHLILADEALSKLKLDKVVFVPSYMPPHKSVETGIKPQDRLKMVELAIGDNPSFEVSNFEIGRKKTSYSIDTLKEFRAKHGDDVQLYFITGSDLLKDLFSWKSVNDIFKISKFIVANRPGYPVKDVPKEVETVVITPIEVSSEDIRRRLKAGKSIRYLVPEKVRSYIIERGLYK